The Phycisphaeraceae bacterium genome includes a window with the following:
- a CDS encoding nucleoside recognition domain-containing protein translates to MDLLREYATDFGVFVVLFMMVGFPVIGILRGVNVYEEFVEGAKEGFNIAVMIIPYLVAILFAIGLLRESGGLSAIAEFLRPAFEVLGIPPEILPMAVTRPLTGGGSVGVLGDMVNNYGVDHIVTKISAVIFGSTETTFYIIAVYFGAVGIRKIRHAALVGLSADVFAIIMAIYIVQWLNG, encoded by the coding sequence ATGGACCTGCTGCGAGAGTACGCGACGGATTTCGGTGTCTTTGTGGTGCTGTTCATGATGGTGGGGTTCCCGGTGATCGGGATCCTGCGTGGCGTGAACGTGTACGAGGAGTTTGTGGAGGGCGCCAAGGAGGGGTTTAACATCGCGGTGATGATCATCCCGTACTTGGTGGCGATTCTGTTTGCGATCGGGTTGCTGCGGGAATCGGGTGGGCTCAGCGCGATCGCGGAGTTTCTGCGACCGGCGTTTGAGGTGCTGGGGATCCCGCCTGAGATCCTGCCGATGGCCGTGACGCGCCCGCTGACGGGTGGCGGGTCGGTCGGCGTGCTGGGTGATATGGTCAACAACTACGGTGTTGATCACATCGTGACGAAGATCTCGGCGGTGATTTTTGGATCGACGGAGACGACGTTCTACATCATCGCGGTGTATTTCGGTGCTGTGGGGATCCGGAAGATCCGTCACGCGGCGCTGGTGGGGCTTTCGGCGGATGTGTTTGCCATCATCATGGCGATCTACATTGTGCAGTGGCTGAATGGTTGA
- the dacB gene encoding D-alanyl-D-alanine carboxypeptidase/D-alanyl-D-alanine-endopeptidase yields the protein MADVSRRRDVITSGWCPSLVVLLLVMMTCLAGCQTMLEPRPTAASNPPAVTEASYGELLGLRLDEVLNRLEESGTVVGVRVLDAETGDELTANAWADYPLKPASNMKLISTAIALEVLGPEHTFKTYLAREGEDLYVVGTGDPAVADPAIAEARGEELLAVFDRWADALKAAGITEVSGGIVVDESAYESFHTHPSWWPEDLLYYYGAPVSALNLNDNCVDITAEVTSAGRPVKVSLVPATQSVEVVNRMTTDDGVEPHEQASVYKVSGKNTYVLTGELKDGPMTASLPVSDAAMFFGDALRTALLERGIVVTGGVRKGVWPGEAGIDGDERVVAVHESTMDEVLKRTNKPSMNLFADALMKAAGLAHQRANDRPYPGSWLSGRRAVEAWFEEEGIESIGLVIADGSGLSHNNRVTARMISDMLLVMHRHEDAAMFKDSLTIAGVDGTLRRRMTDIAGAMRGKTGTITGASALSGYVTTEDGRELIFSIIHNRNPSSRAARALQDEAVRVMYYGADWSPEPAAAAAAAAAE from the coding sequence ATGGCAGACGTTTCTCGGCGGCGTGACGTGATCACCTCGGGCTGGTGTCCGAGCCTTGTGGTGTTGTTGTTGGTGATGATGACCTGCCTCGCGGGTTGTCAGACGATGCTCGAACCGAGGCCGACGGCGGCGAGCAACCCCCCTGCTGTTACAGAGGCGTCTTATGGTGAGTTGTTGGGCTTGCGGCTGGATGAGGTGCTGAATCGGCTGGAGGAATCCGGGACGGTGGTGGGGGTGCGTGTGCTGGATGCGGAGACCGGGGACGAGTTGACTGCGAATGCGTGGGCGGACTACCCGCTCAAGCCGGCGTCGAACATGAAGCTGATCAGCACGGCGATCGCGCTGGAGGTGCTGGGGCCGGAGCACACGTTCAAGACGTATCTGGCGCGAGAGGGTGAAGACCTCTATGTGGTGGGGACGGGGGACCCGGCGGTGGCGGACCCGGCGATCGCAGAGGCTCGGGGCGAGGAGCTGCTGGCGGTGTTTGATCGGTGGGCTGATGCGCTCAAGGCAGCGGGGATCACGGAGGTCAGCGGAGGGATCGTGGTGGATGAGTCGGCATACGAGAGCTTTCATACGCATCCGAGCTGGTGGCCGGAGGACCTGCTGTATTACTACGGGGCCCCGGTGTCGGCGCTGAATCTCAATGACAACTGTGTGGACATCACGGCAGAGGTGACTTCCGCTGGCCGGCCGGTGAAGGTGTCGCTGGTGCCAGCGACGCAGTCGGTCGAGGTGGTCAACCGGATGACGACGGACGATGGCGTGGAGCCTCACGAGCAAGCATCGGTGTACAAGGTGTCGGGCAAGAACACCTATGTGCTGACGGGCGAGTTGAAGGACGGACCGATGACGGCGAGTTTGCCGGTGTCGGACGCGGCGATGTTTTTTGGCGATGCGCTGCGGACGGCGTTACTGGAACGGGGGATTGTCGTGACCGGCGGGGTCCGGAAGGGAGTCTGGCCCGGAGAGGCGGGGATCGATGGGGACGAGCGGGTCGTGGCGGTGCACGAATCGACCATGGACGAGGTGCTCAAGCGGACCAACAAGCCGAGTATGAACCTGTTTGCCGATGCGCTGATGAAGGCGGCCGGTCTGGCGCATCAGCGGGCGAATGACCGGCCGTATCCGGGGTCGTGGCTCTCGGGGCGACGGGCCGTGGAGGCCTGGTTTGAGGAGGAGGGCATCGAGTCGATCGGGCTGGTGATCGCGGACGGATCGGGGTTGTCTCACAACAACCGGGTGACGGCGCGGATGATCTCGGACATGCTCCTGGTGATGCACCGGCACGAGGATGCGGCGATGTTCAAGGATTCGCTGACGATCGCTGGAGTGGACGGGACGCTGCGGCGGCGGATGACGGATATCGCTGGAGCGATGCGGGGCAAGACGGGGACGATCACCGGCGCGAGTGCGCTGTCGGGTTATGTGACGACCGAGGATGGACGTGAGCTGATCTTCTCGATCATCCACAACCGGAACCCGAGTTCGCGGGCGGCGCGGGCGCTACAGGATGAGGCGGTGCGGGTGATGTACTACGGGGCGGACTGGTCGCCGGAGCCTGCGGCTGCGGCTGCGGCTGCGGCTGCGGAGTAA
- the dacB gene encoding D-alanyl-D-alanine carboxypeptidase/D-alanyl-D-alanine-endopeptidase, with product MRRFASCLAVVWLLFVAGACWATVAELGERVGAILNQVDQEGLVVAARVVDLETGAVIFEQNADQPVKPASNLKLLVTAAALDKLGPEATLDTYLYLAGDDLVVVGTGDPAFGDLTIMQDQGRTMLAGFDDWAEALKARGITEIKGDLRYYDGALGDEWISPTWSRGNLVHWYGAPSAGLNLNNNCIDIVVEPIEGSDGVGRVSYLPEAAMIRVENRTGGEGSLRVDKTPGKHEYIVTGKVERTRTFYKPVDDPGRFFAEALRAHLERRGIEINGEIIWQPNAERSAEAVLVVAHETPLLPVLKRVNSNSQNMMADALMRMAFPARAINQNDEIVEDWELSGLQVLGQLQEIRTLVHDARVLDGSGLSHDNRVTTLLLSGLLVLMSSHEYAATYYDSLAIAGERGSLRNRMKEVAGKVRGKTGTISGVRASSGYIETEEGRKVVYSLIYNEVAGGNAGKVLAAMDEACVTVQQWDDWD from the coding sequence ATGAGGCGTTTTGCGAGCTGTCTGGCTGTGGTCTGGTTGTTGTTTGTCGCCGGTGCCTGCTGGGCAACGGTGGCGGAGCTAGGGGAGCGGGTCGGTGCCATCCTGAATCAAGTCGATCAGGAAGGTTTGGTGGTGGCGGCACGGGTGGTGGACCTGGAGACTGGCGCGGTCATCTTCGAGCAGAATGCGGATCAGCCCGTGAAGCCGGCGTCGAACCTGAAGCTGCTGGTCACGGCGGCGGCGCTGGACAAGCTGGGGCCGGAGGCGACGCTGGATACTTATCTGTATCTGGCGGGTGATGATCTGGTGGTGGTGGGGACGGGTGATCCGGCGTTCGGGGACCTGACGATCATGCAGGATCAGGGGCGGACGATGCTGGCGGGGTTTGATGACTGGGCGGAGGCGCTCAAGGCGAGGGGAATCACGGAGATCAAGGGTGACCTGCGTTACTACGACGGGGCGCTCGGTGATGAGTGGATCAGTCCGACATGGAGCCGTGGAAACCTGGTGCATTGGTACGGGGCTCCGTCGGCGGGGTTGAACCTGAACAACAACTGTATTGACATCGTGGTGGAGCCGATCGAGGGAAGTGATGGGGTGGGCCGGGTGAGCTATCTGCCCGAGGCGGCGATGATCCGGGTGGAGAATCGGACGGGTGGTGAAGGATCACTTCGGGTGGACAAGACGCCTGGGAAGCACGAGTACATCGTGACGGGGAAGGTGGAGCGAACGCGGACGTTTTACAAGCCGGTGGATGATCCGGGGCGGTTTTTTGCGGAGGCGCTCAGGGCGCATCTGGAGCGGCGGGGGATTGAGATCAATGGAGAGATTATTTGGCAGCCGAACGCAGAACGATCGGCTGAAGCCGTGCTGGTTGTGGCCCATGAGACCCCCCTGCTGCCCGTGCTCAAGCGAGTGAACAGCAACAGCCAGAACATGATGGCGGATGCACTGATGCGCATGGCGTTTCCGGCCAGAGCAATCAATCAGAATGATGAGATTGTGGAAGACTGGGAGCTTTCCGGGCTTCAAGTCCTAGGCCAACTTCAGGAGATAAGAACGCTGGTGCATGATGCCCGTGTTTTGGATGGCTCTGGCTTGTCTCACGACAACCGCGTCACGACGCTCCTGCTGTCTGGACTTTTGGTTTTGATGTCTTCCCACGAATATGCAGCGACCTACTACGACTCCCTCGCCATCGCCGGCGAGCGGGGATCGCTGCGGAATCGGATGAAGGAGGTGGCCGGGAAGGTCCGAGGAAAGACGGGAACGATCTCGGGGGTGCGGGCGAGCAGCGGGTATATCGAGACAGAGGAGGGTCGGAAGGTTGTTTATTCGCTGATCTATAACGAGGTCGCTGGCGGGAATGCAGGGAAGGTGCTGGCGGCGATGGACGAGGCCTGCGTGACGGTCCAGCAGTGGGATGATTGGGATTAG